From one Candidatus Latescibacterota bacterium genomic stretch:
- a CDS encoding pentapeptide repeat-containing protein, with translation MADQVHKEILVQGVAAWNAWRQDNPDITPDLSESNIRVKELAGINFRGADLTRAILSGADLKGANLEGADLSGADLMEADLQGAWLSGADLGSANMMGADLKKADLTGVNLENAILYRADLKDCECAANALWLQTLLNFANGLISLDRESEVFDFENIEGALIQSSYVSTRISRLSLVLSDPISAKAGNEILGALNRLYGAVANQDLPGPLIQIGIPEQPPEKGGER, from the coding sequence ATGGCAGATCAAGTCCACAAGGAAATTCTGGTACAGGGAGTCGCTGCCTGGAACGCGTGGAGGCAGGACAACCCGGACATTACGCCGGACCTTTCCGAATCGAATATAAGAGTAAAAGAACTGGCGGGGATCAACTTCAGGGGAGCGGACCTCACCCGGGCGATCCTTTCGGGGGCAGACCTGAAAGGGGCTAACCTGGAAGGGGCCGATCTTTCAGGGGCAGACCTTATGGAGGCGGACCTTCAGGGAGCCTGGTTGAGTGGGGCTGATCTCGGATCGGCGAATATGATGGGAGCCGACCTGAAGAAGGCCGACCTGACAGGGGTCAACCTGGAGAACGCGATCCTTTACAGGGCCGATCTGAAAGATTGTGAATGTGCCGCGAACGCTCTGTGGCTTCAGACGCTTTTGAATTTTGCAAACGGACTTATCTCGCTCGACAGGGAAAGCGAAGTTTTCGATTTCGAGAATATAGAGGGCGCGCTTATTCAGAGCAGCTATGTTTCAACAAGGATCAGCCGTCTCTCTCTCGTCCTCTCCGATCCGATATCCGCAAAAGCTGGTAACGAGATATTGGGAGCCCTCAATCGGTTGTACGGGGCTGTTGCAAATCAGGACCTGCCGGGACCCCTGATACAGATCGGGATTCCGGAACAGCCTCCGGAGAAGGGGGGAGAAAGATGA